A stretch of the Streptomyces sp. WMMB303 genome encodes the following:
- a CDS encoding catalase: MSKSSKPTLTTEAGAPVADNQNSTSAGIGGPLLLQDQHLLEKLARFNRERIPERVVHARGSGAYGYFEVTDDVTAHTSAHFLGEVGRRTETFIRFSTVADNLGGPDAARDPRGFALKFYTEEGNYDLVGNNTPVFFIKDPLKFPDFIHSQKRDPFTGKQEPDNVWDFWAHAPEATHQVTWLMGDRGIPASYRHMNGYGSHTYQWTNAEGEVLFVKYHFKTNQGIRCLSGDQGAELSGTDPNSHQTDLLQSIERGVFPSWTLYVQIMPADEAADYRFNPFDLTKVWPHSDYPLQRVGRLVLDRNPDNVFAEVEQSAFSPNNFVPGIGPSPDKMLQGRLFAYADAHRYRLGVNHTQLPVNAPRATEANNYGRDGLMAANAYGRHTKNYEPNSYGGPVESGSPLSAPRPVTGYWGTHEAPQHSKDDDFFQAGELYRLMSEEEKGRLVANIAVGLAQVSREDVIEKNLAHFSAADPEYGRRVEAAVRELQEG; the protein is encoded by the coding sequence ATGTCGAAGTCGTCGAAGCCCACGCTGACCACCGAGGCGGGCGCGCCCGTCGCCGACAACCAGAACTCCACCTCCGCCGGCATCGGTGGGCCGCTCCTCCTCCAGGACCAGCACCTGCTGGAGAAGCTGGCGCGGTTCAACCGCGAGCGCATCCCCGAGCGTGTGGTGCACGCCCGCGGCTCCGGCGCCTACGGCTACTTCGAGGTGACCGACGACGTCACCGCGCACACCAGCGCCCACTTCCTCGGCGAGGTCGGCCGCCGCACGGAGACGTTCATCCGCTTCTCCACCGTCGCCGACAACCTCGGCGGCCCGGACGCGGCCCGCGACCCGCGCGGCTTCGCCCTCAAGTTCTACACCGAGGAGGGCAACTACGACCTCGTCGGCAACAACACCCCGGTCTTCTTCATCAAGGACCCGCTGAAGTTCCCCGACTTCATCCACTCGCAGAAGCGGGACCCCTTCACCGGCAAGCAGGAGCCGGACAACGTCTGGGACTTCTGGGCCCACGCACCCGAGGCCACCCACCAGGTCACCTGGCTGATGGGAGACCGCGGCATCCCGGCCTCCTACCGGCACATGAACGGGTACGGCTCGCACACCTACCAGTGGACGAACGCCGAGGGCGAGGTCCTCTTCGTCAAGTACCACTTCAAGACCAACCAGGGCATCCGCTGCCTGTCCGGCGACCAGGGCGCAGAGCTGTCCGGCACCGACCCCAACAGCCACCAGACGGACCTGCTGCAGTCCATCGAGCGCGGCGTCTTCCCGTCCTGGACGCTGTACGTGCAGATCATGCCCGCCGACGAGGCCGCCGACTACCGGTTCAACCCCTTCGACCTCACCAAGGTGTGGCCGCACAGCGACTACCCGCTGCAGCGCGTGGGCCGGCTGGTGCTGGACCGCAACCCGGACAACGTCTTCGCCGAGGTCGAGCAGTCCGCCTTCTCGCCCAACAACTTCGTGCCCGGCATCGGCCCCTCGCCGGACAAGATGCTCCAGGGCCGGCTGTTCGCCTACGCCGACGCGCACCGCTACCGGCTCGGCGTCAACCACACCCAACTGCCGGTCAACGCGCCCAGGGCCACCGAGGCGAACAACTACGGCAGGGACGGCCTGATGGCCGCCAACGCCTACGGGCGGCACACCAAGAACTACGAGCCCAACTCCTACGGCGGCCCGGTCGAGAGCGGCTCCCCGCTGTCCGCACCGCGCCCGGTCACCGGGTACTGGGGCACCCACGAGGCGCCGCAGCACTCCAAGGACGACGACTTCTTCCAGGCCGGGGAGCTCTACCGGCTGATGTCGGAGGAGGAGAAGGGTCGGCTGGTCGCCAACATCGCCGTCGGCCTCGCGCAGGTCTCCCGCGAGGACGTCATCGAGAAGAACCTGGCCCACTTCAGCGCCGCGGACCCGGAGTACGGGCGCCGCGTGGAAGCCGCCGTGCGGGAGCTGCAGGAGGGCTGA
- a CDS encoding AMP-binding protein — MVPSTPTDQFRAARDTLLRHRTDYEAARAAFDWPRPEHFNWALDWFDHIARGNDRLALHIVEEDGLERRVTYDQMRTRSDQVAGWLRGRGVAPGDRVVLMLGNQVELWETLLALMKLRAVVIPATPQLGPRDLADRITRGAARHVVVRAEDTGKFTDEVPGDYTRIAVGSGGTPAAGWLAYEDAHEAAAGFDPQGATRADDTLLLYFTSGTTALPKLVEHTHVSYPVGHLATMYWIGLRPGDVHLNISSPGWAKHAWSNFFAPWNAEATIFIHNYSRFDAGRLLTEMERGGVTSFCAPPTVWRMLIQADLSSLSAVPREVVAAGEPLNPEVIEHVRRVWGVTIRDGFGQTETAVQVANTPGQPLKPGSMGRPTPGFDVTLRDPVTGETGVEEGEICLDLSTRPVGLMVGYRGDAERTAEVMADGTYRTGDIGARDEEGYLTYVGRADDVFKASDYKISPFEVESVLLEHPSVAEAAVVPSPDPVRLAVPKAYVVVADGAAADADTAAALFAHCRERLAPYKRVRVIEFAELPKTISGKIRRVELRAHAAGEAGAPGTEHRDR; from the coding sequence ATGGTCCCGTCCACGCCTACCGATCAGTTCCGCGCCGCCCGCGACACGCTGCTGCGGCACCGGACGGACTACGAGGCCGCGCGGGCCGCCTTCGACTGGCCCCGGCCCGAGCACTTCAACTGGGCGCTGGACTGGTTCGACCACATCGCCCGGGGCAACGACCGGCTCGCGCTGCACATCGTCGAGGAGGACGGGCTGGAGCGCCGCGTCACCTACGACCAGATGCGGACCCGCTCCGACCAGGTCGCAGGCTGGCTGCGCGGCCGGGGCGTGGCGCCCGGCGACCGGGTCGTGCTGATGCTGGGCAACCAGGTCGAACTGTGGGAGACGCTGCTCGCGCTGATGAAGCTGCGCGCCGTCGTCATCCCCGCGACACCCCAGCTGGGCCCGCGCGACCTGGCCGACCGGATCACCCGCGGCGCGGCCCGCCATGTGGTGGTACGTGCCGAGGACACCGGGAAGTTCACCGACGAGGTGCCGGGCGACTACACCCGGATCGCCGTCGGCAGCGGCGGCACCCCGGCAGCGGGCTGGCTGGCCTACGAGGACGCCCACGAGGCCGCGGCCGGCTTCGACCCTCAGGGCGCCACCCGTGCCGACGACACCCTGCTGCTGTACTTCACCTCCGGGACGACCGCGCTGCCCAAGCTGGTCGAGCACACCCACGTGTCCTACCCGGTCGGGCACCTGGCGACGATGTACTGGATCGGTCTGCGGCCGGGCGACGTCCACCTCAACATCTCCTCGCCCGGCTGGGCCAAGCACGCCTGGTCCAACTTCTTCGCGCCCTGGAACGCCGAGGCGACGATCTTCATCCACAACTACAGCCGGTTCGACGCCGGGCGGTTGCTCACCGAGATGGAGCGCGGCGGCGTCACCAGCTTCTGCGCCCCGCCCACCGTCTGGCGGATGCTCATCCAGGCCGACCTCAGCAGCCTCTCGGCCGTCCCCCGGGAGGTCGTCGCCGCCGGCGAGCCGCTCAACCCGGAGGTCATCGAGCATGTCCGCCGGGTGTGGGGCGTCACCATCCGGGACGGTTTCGGCCAGACCGAGACCGCCGTCCAGGTCGCCAACACCCCCGGCCAGCCCCTCAAGCCGGGCTCCATGGGCCGGCCCACGCCCGGCTTCGACGTCACCCTGCGCGACCCGGTCACGGGCGAGACCGGCGTCGAGGAGGGAGAGATCTGCCTCGACCTGTCCACCCGCCCGGTCGGCCTGATGGTCGGCTACCGGGGCGACGCCGAGCGCACGGCGGAGGTGATGGCCGACGGCACCTACCGGACGGGCGACATCGGGGCGCGGGACGAGGAGGGCTATCTCACCTATGTGGGGCGCGCCGACGACGTCTTCAAGGCCAGCGACTACAAGATCTCCCCGTTCGAGGTGGAGAGCGTCCTGCTGGAGCATCCCTCGGTGGCGGAGGCCGCTGTCGTGCCGTCGCCGGACCCGGTGCGGCTCGCCGTGCCCAAGGCGTATGTGGTGGTCGCGGACGGCGCCGCCGCGGACGCGGACACCGCCGCCGCGCTGTTCGCGCACTGCCGGGAGCGGCTCGCCCCCTACAAGCGGGTGCGGGTGATCGAGTTCGCCGAGCTGCCCAAGACGATCTCCGGGAAGATCCGCCGTGTCGAGCTGCGCGCCCACGCGGCGGGCGAGGCGGGAGCGCCCGGCACCGAGCACCGCGACCGGTAG
- a CDS encoding endonuclease/exonuclease/phosphatase family protein: MYTGADTRRDRDAADGGTRGGGRRRARRHPFLTALAVLTLLVLSVALAFRAGDEDGPTPVPQLLAFLPWFLAPAWLAALVATLSRRWLVLLWALAVLAGTGWFLRPYGQPAPADTAARPAKAQFRVLTANLDHGGATRDLVAALRRERPQVVSVQECDARCAAALRAPALREEYPHRIITDDGGARGSALLSVYPLEGRGEVRGRLAMPGAIADVHGERVALQVAHPMPPEPGRTAAWRVELDRLRAAAAARGRLPMLIAGDFNSSQDHAAFRTILRTGMHDAARMLGNSRTPTWPTRTTPVLGAQLDHVLLSEAMLPVDGEFVDLRGTDHRALLVNVKLF; the protein is encoded by the coding sequence ATGTACACGGGGGCCGACACACGCCGGGACCGGGATGCGGCGGACGGCGGTACGCGCGGCGGCGGACGGCGGCGCGCACGGCGCCATCCGTTCCTCACCGCGCTGGCGGTGCTGACCCTGCTGGTGCTCAGCGTGGCGCTGGCCTTCCGGGCCGGGGACGAGGACGGGCCCACCCCCGTGCCGCAACTGCTGGCGTTCCTGCCCTGGTTCCTGGCGCCGGCCTGGCTGGCGGCGCTGGTCGCGACGCTCTCCCGCCGCTGGCTGGTGCTGCTGTGGGCGCTGGCGGTGCTGGCGGGCACCGGCTGGTTCCTGCGCCCCTACGGGCAGCCCGCACCGGCGGACACGGCGGCCCGGCCGGCGAAGGCCCAGTTCCGGGTGCTGACGGCCAACCTGGACCACGGCGGCGCCACCCGCGACCTCGTGGCGGCACTGCGCCGGGAGCGGCCGCAGGTCGTCTCGGTGCAGGAGTGCGACGCACGGTGCGCGGCGGCGTTGCGTGCCCCCGCGCTGCGCGAGGAGTATCCGCACCGCATCATCACCGACGACGGCGGCGCCCGCGGCTCGGCACTGCTGAGCGTCTATCCGCTGGAGGGCCGCGGCGAGGTGCGCGGTCGGCTGGCGATGCCCGGCGCGATCGCGGACGTCCACGGCGAGCGGGTCGCCCTCCAGGTGGCGCACCCGATGCCGCCCGAGCCGGGCCGGACGGCGGCCTGGCGGGTGGAGCTGGACCGGCTGCGGGCCGCGGCGGCTGCGCGGGGCAGGCTGCCGATGCTGATCGCGGGCGATTTCAACTCCTCGCAGGACCACGCGGCCTTCCGGACGATCCTGCGCACCGGCATGCACGACGCGGCCCGCATGCTGGGCAACTCGCGTACCCCCACCTGGCCCACCCGCACCACTCCGGTGCTCGGCGCACAGCTCGACCACGTGCTGCTGAGCGAGGCGATGCTGCCGGTGGACGGCGAGTTCGTGGATCTGCGCGGCACCGACCACCGCGCCCTGCTGGTGAACGTCAAGCTGTTCTGA
- a CDS encoding XdhC/CoxI family protein, which translates to MLDIAAELHCWCQEGRDFAVATVVGVGGSAPRQPGAALAVDADGEAVGSVSGGCVEGAVYTLCQEVLGSGASVRQTFGYSDEDAFAVGLTCGGTVDILITPVRAGTPARSVYAGIAAEAVEGRTAALVRIVDGPAELLGGALRLDAEGRPHGALGGAPELDATAAAEGRALLTAGRTATVTIGADGSRCGRPVTLLVESSVPAPRMLVFGAIDFAAALARIGKFLGYHVTVCDARPVFATPGRFPEADEVVVDWPHRYLDSQDLDPRTVVCVLTHDAKFDVPLLERALRLPVAYVGAMGSRRTHLDRLERLREVGLTPLELAALRSPIGLDLGARTPEETALSIAAEIVAARHGGTGVPLDGAHTPIHHDGGPAASITGGAGRAAG; encoded by the coding sequence ATGCTGGACATCGCCGCTGAGCTGCACTGCTGGTGCCAGGAGGGGCGGGACTTCGCCGTCGCCACCGTCGTCGGCGTGGGCGGCAGCGCACCGCGGCAGCCGGGCGCCGCGCTGGCCGTGGACGCGGACGGCGAGGCCGTCGGCAGCGTGAGCGGCGGCTGCGTCGAGGGCGCGGTCTACACGCTGTGCCAGGAGGTGCTGGGCTCCGGCGCGAGCGTCCGCCAGACCTTCGGCTACAGCGACGAGGACGCCTTCGCCGTCGGTCTCACCTGCGGCGGGACGGTCGACATCCTGATCACCCCGGTCCGCGCCGGAACGCCGGCCCGCTCGGTGTACGCCGGGATCGCGGCCGAGGCCGTAGAGGGACGCACCGCGGCGCTCGTCCGGATCGTGGACGGGCCCGCGGAGCTGCTGGGCGGCGCCCTGCGGCTGGACGCCGAGGGGCGGCCGCACGGCGCCCTGGGCGGGGCGCCCGAACTGGACGCCACCGCGGCGGCCGAGGGCCGGGCGCTGCTGACCGCCGGCCGTACCGCCACCGTCACCATCGGCGCGGACGGCAGCAGGTGCGGCCGTCCGGTGACCCTGCTGGTGGAGTCCAGCGTCCCGGCGCCCCGGATGCTCGTCTTCGGCGCCATCGACTTCGCCGCCGCACTGGCCCGGATCGGCAAGTTCCTCGGCTACCACGTGACGGTGTGCGACGCGCGGCCCGTGTTCGCCACACCCGGCCGCTTCCCCGAGGCCGACGAGGTCGTCGTCGACTGGCCGCACCGCTATCTCGACTCCCAGGACCTCGATCCGCGCACGGTCGTCTGCGTCCTGACCCACGACGCCAAGTTCGACGTGCCGCTGCTGGAGCGGGCGCTGCGGCTGCCGGTGGCCTACGTCGGCGCCATGGGATCCCGCCGCACCCACCTGGACCGGCTGGAGCGGCTGCGCGAGGTGGGGCTGACGCCGCTGGAGCTGGCCGCGCTGCGCTCACCCATCGGCCTGGACCTGGGCGCCCGCACTCCGGAGGAGACGGCGCTCTCCATCGCCGCGGAGATCGTCGCCGCCCGGCACGGCGGCACCGGCGTCCCCCTCGACGGCGCCCACACGCCCATCCACCACGACGGCGGCCCCGCCGCCTCGATCACCGGAGGCGCAGGGCGGGCCGCGGGCTGA
- a CDS encoding NCS2 family permease encodes MTQSTVEPTTSAEDAGPGSRIPAGRSWLDRYFHISARGSTYGREIRGGITTFMAMAYIVLLNPVILSVPDANQQTLDAGQVTTATAFAAAATTIVMGIIGNVPLALAAGLSVSAVLSFQVVPEMTWGNAWAMCLIYGAVIILLVVTGLRELIMNAIPLALKHAITMGIGLFVCLIGLVQAGFVTSMPGPGGLPGAKPIQLGTADMLTGWPVLCFAVTVLLIFALQVRKVPGAILIGIVGGTVLAALIHQFAGLDKKDWGGRNAPEITGSLVSSPDFGLLGNVSFSGLGDVGGITVGVIVFTLVLAGFFDAIGTIIGIGQQAGLADEQGRMPGLNKALTIDGAGGVAGGLAGASGQTVFVESTAGVGDGARTGLASVVTGLGFALCLFFTPLAQVIPPQVAAAALVVIGSMMMTNAMHIDWTDPATSIPVFLTTVLMPFTYSITAGIGAGVIAYVLIKAVQGKFREPGWLMWVLGLVFLAYFALNPIEQWLGVK; translated from the coding sequence ATGACCCAGTCCACAGTGGAGCCGACGACGTCGGCGGAGGACGCGGGCCCCGGCTCGCGCATCCCCGCGGGCCGCTCCTGGCTCGACAGGTACTTCCACATCTCCGCGAGAGGGTCGACCTACGGCCGGGAGATACGCGGCGGTATCACCACCTTCATGGCGATGGCGTACATCGTCCTGCTCAACCCGGTCATCCTCTCGGTGCCCGACGCCAACCAGCAGACGCTGGACGCCGGGCAGGTCACCACGGCCACGGCGTTCGCCGCCGCCGCGACCACCATCGTGATGGGCATCATCGGCAACGTACCGCTGGCCCTGGCGGCCGGACTCAGCGTCTCGGCGGTGCTGTCGTTCCAGGTCGTGCCCGAGATGACCTGGGGCAACGCCTGGGCGATGTGCCTCATCTACGGCGCGGTGATCATCCTGCTGGTGGTCACCGGACTCCGCGAACTGATCATGAACGCGATCCCGCTGGCGCTCAAGCACGCCATCACCATGGGCATCGGCCTGTTCGTCTGCCTCATCGGTCTTGTCCAGGCCGGCTTCGTCACCTCGATGCCCGGCCCCGGCGGACTGCCCGGCGCCAAGCCGATCCAGCTCGGCACCGCGGACATGCTCACCGGCTGGCCGGTGCTGTGCTTCGCCGTCACCGTGCTGCTCATCTTCGCGCTCCAGGTGCGCAAGGTGCCCGGAGCGATCCTCATCGGCATCGTCGGCGGCACCGTGCTGGCGGCGCTCATCCACCAGTTCGCCGGCCTGGACAAGAAGGACTGGGGCGGCAGGAACGCCCCGGAGATCACCGGATCGCTGGTCAGCTCGCCCGACTTCGGGCTGCTGGGCAACGTCTCCTTCAGCGGGCTCGGGGACGTCGGCGGCATCACCGTCGGCGTCATCGTCTTCACCCTCGTCCTGGCCGGGTTCTTCGACGCGATCGGCACCATCATCGGCATCGGCCAGCAGGCCGGACTCGCCGACGAGCAGGGCCGGATGCCCGGGCTGAACAAGGCACTGACCATCGACGGCGCCGGCGGCGTGGCCGGCGGGCTGGCCGGAGCCTCGGGGCAGACCGTGTTCGTGGAGTCGACCGCCGGGGTCGGCGACGGCGCGCGCACTGGCCTGGCCAGCGTCGTCACCGGCCTGGGCTTCGCCCTGTGCCTGTTCTTCACGCCCCTCGCACAGGTGATCCCCCCGCAGGTCGCGGCCGCGGCACTGGTCGTCATCGGCTCGATGATGATGACCAACGCCATGCACATCGACTGGACCGACCCGGCCACGTCGATCCCGGTCTTCCTGACCACCGTGCTGATGCCGTTCACCTACTCCATCACCGCCGGCATCGGCGCCGGAGTCATCGCCTACGTTCTGATCAAGGCCGTCCAGGGAAAGTTTCGTGAGCCCGGATGGTTGATGTGGGTACTGGGGCTCGTCTTCCTGGCCTACTTCGCACTGAACCCGATCGAACAGTGGCTGGGGGTCAAGTAG
- the pucD gene encoding xanthine dehydrogenase subunit D — MAPADGPSGAPSTLDQAVGARAGVGDSPLRPDGTLKVTGEFAYSSDMWHEDMLWGCTLRSPHAHAEIVSLDVGEALRQAGVHAVLTHDDLPAAVKNYGLEIRDTPVLAQGRVRHHGEPVALVAADHPETARRAAAKIRVEYRELPVVHDEDSATAPDAPLLHPGRDDHHAGHVPHPNIVHRQPIVRGDAAVAAGRADVVVTGEYEVGMQDQAFLGPESGLAVPAEDGGVDLFVATQWLHSDLRQIAPVLGLPEEKVRMTLSGVGGAFGGREDLSMQIHACLLALVTGRPVKIVYNRFESFFGHVHRHPATLRYEHGATRDGKLTHMKCRIVLDGGAYASASPAVVGNAASLSVGPYVVDDVEIEALALYTNNPPCGAMRGFGAVQACFAYEAQMDKLAAELGMDPVELRQRNAMAQGDVLPTGQTVDSPAPVAELLRRVKAMPMPPEAQWETVGGAPDVRALPGGLSNTTHGEGVVRGVGYAVGIKNVGFSEGFDDYSTARVRLEVVGGEPVALVHTAMAEVGQGGITVHAQIARTELGVTQVTIQPADTRVGSAGSTSASRQTYVTGGAVQHVCALVREKVLERGRERLGTHHPAWATAELLLEGGKVVTDGGEVLAPLADVLGDEPIEAEDEWRHRPTEAFDLRTGQGFGHVQYSFAAHRAVVEVDTELGLVKVVELACAQDVGKAMNPQAVVGQIQGGTVQGLGLALMEEIVVDPGAKVRNPSFTDYLIPTLLDTPTIPVDVLELADVHAPYGLRGAGEAPTLSSTPAVLAAVRAATGRALRRVPVRPEHIVDV, encoded by the coding sequence ATGGCTCCCGCCGACGGCCCCAGCGGGGCCCCCTCCACCCTCGACCAGGCAGTCGGCGCCCGGGCCGGAGTCGGCGACTCGCCGCTGCGGCCCGACGGCACCCTCAAGGTGACCGGGGAGTTCGCCTACTCCTCGGACATGTGGCACGAGGACATGCTCTGGGGCTGCACCCTGCGCAGCCCGCACGCGCACGCGGAGATCGTCTCCCTCGACGTCGGCGAGGCCCTGCGGCAGGCCGGGGTGCACGCGGTGCTCACCCACGACGACCTCCCGGCCGCGGTGAAGAACTACGGCCTGGAGATCCGGGACACGCCCGTCCTGGCACAGGGCCGGGTCCGGCACCACGGTGAGCCCGTCGCGCTGGTGGCGGCCGACCACCCGGAGACCGCGCGCCGTGCCGCCGCGAAGATCCGGGTGGAGTACCGCGAGCTGCCCGTCGTGCACGACGAGGACTCCGCGACGGCTCCGGACGCGCCCCTGCTCCATCCGGGACGGGACGACCACCACGCGGGTCATGTGCCGCACCCCAACATCGTGCACCGCCAGCCGATCGTGCGCGGCGACGCCGCGGTGGCGGCCGGGCGCGCCGACGTGGTCGTCACCGGCGAGTACGAGGTCGGGATGCAGGACCAGGCGTTCCTGGGACCCGAGTCCGGGCTGGCCGTGCCCGCCGAGGACGGCGGGGTGGACCTCTTCGTCGCCACCCAGTGGCTGCACTCGGACCTGCGGCAGATCGCCCCCGTCCTCGGGCTGCCCGAGGAGAAGGTGCGGATGACGCTCTCCGGTGTCGGCGGCGCCTTCGGCGGCCGCGAGGACCTGTCCATGCAGATCCACGCCTGCCTGCTGGCGCTGGTGACCGGCAGGCCGGTCAAGATCGTCTACAACCGGTTCGAGTCGTTCTTCGGACATGTGCACCGCCACCCGGCCACGCTCCGGTACGAGCACGGCGCCACCCGGGACGGCAAGCTCACCCATATGAAGTGCCGCATCGTGCTGGACGGCGGCGCCTACGCCTCCGCCTCCCCGGCGGTGGTCGGCAACGCCGCCTCGCTCAGCGTCGGGCCGTACGTGGTCGACGACGTCGAGATCGAGGCGCTGGCCCTCTACACCAACAACCCGCCCTGCGGGGCGATGCGCGGCTTCGGCGCGGTGCAGGCGTGCTTCGCCTACGAGGCGCAGATGGACAAGCTCGCCGCCGAACTGGGCATGGACCCGGTCGAGCTGCGGCAGCGGAACGCCATGGCGCAGGGCGACGTGCTGCCCACCGGGCAGACCGTCGACTCCCCGGCGCCCGTCGCCGAACTGCTGCGCCGCGTCAAGGCCATGCCGATGCCACCGGAGGCGCAGTGGGAGACCGTCGGGGGTGCGCCGGACGTCCGCGCGCTGCCCGGCGGGCTGTCCAACACCACGCACGGCGAGGGGGTCGTGCGGGGCGTCGGCTACGCCGTCGGCATCAAGAACGTCGGCTTCTCGGAGGGCTTCGACGACTACTCCACCGCGCGGGTGCGGCTGGAGGTCGTCGGCGGCGAGCCGGTGGCCCTGGTGCACACCGCCATGGCCGAGGTGGGACAGGGCGGCATCACCGTGCACGCCCAGATCGCCCGGACCGAGTTGGGCGTCACCCAGGTGACGATCCAGCCGGCCGACACCCGGGTCGGTTCGGCCGGTTCCACCTCCGCCTCCCGGCAGACGTATGTGACCGGCGGCGCCGTCCAGCACGTGTGCGCCCTGGTGCGCGAGAAGGTGCTGGAACGCGGGCGGGAGCGGCTGGGCACCCACCACCCCGCCTGGGCGACGGCCGAGCTGTTGCTGGAGGGTGGCAAGGTCGTCACCGACGGCGGCGAGGTGCTGGCCCCGCTGGCGGACGTGCTCGGCGACGAGCCGATCGAGGCCGAGGACGAGTGGCGGCACCGGCCGACCGAAGCCTTCGACCTGAGGACCGGCCAAGGCTTCGGCCATGTGCAGTACTCCTTCGCCGCGCACCGCGCCGTGGTGGAGGTCGACACCGAACTCGGTCTGGTCAAGGTCGTGGAACTGGCCTGCGCACAGGACGTGGGGAAGGCGATGAACCCGCAGGCCGTGGTGGGCCAGATCCAGGGCGGCACCGTGCAGGGCCTCGGGCTCGCCCTGATGGAGGAGATCGTGGTCGACCCCGGGGCCAAGGTCCGCAACCCGTCCTTCACGGACTATCTGATCCCCACCCTTCTCGACACGCCGACCATCCCGGTCGACGTGCTGGAACTCGCCGACGTGCACGCGCCCTACGGGCTGCGCGGCGCCGGCGAGGCTCCGACCCTCTCGTCGACGCCCGCCGTACTGGCGGCCGTCCGGGCCGCGACCGGGCGCGCGCTGCGGCGCGTACCCGTCCGGCCGGAGCACATCGTCGACGTGTGA
- a CDS encoding (2Fe-2S)-binding protein, protein MRVTFTVNGRRHEADDVWEGESLLYVLRERMGLPGSKNACEQGECGSCTVRLDGEPVCACLVAAGQAEGREVVTVEGLAGYARERDGTARTGDLAPVQQAFLDSGAVQCGFCTPGLVVAADELIERNPQPSDADIREALSGNLCRCTGYEKIMDAVRLAAARADGGGAREVV, encoded by the coding sequence GTGCGCGTGACATTCACCGTCAACGGGCGCCGGCACGAGGCGGACGACGTGTGGGAGGGCGAGTCCCTGCTGTACGTGCTGCGCGAGCGGATGGGCCTGCCCGGCTCCAAGAACGCCTGCGAGCAGGGTGAGTGCGGCTCCTGCACGGTCCGCCTGGACGGCGAGCCGGTCTGCGCCTGCCTGGTGGCCGCCGGGCAGGCCGAGGGCCGTGAGGTGGTCACCGTCGAGGGACTGGCCGGGTACGCGCGGGAGCGGGACGGTACCGCGCGTACCGGCGACCTGGCCCCCGTACAGCAGGCGTTCCTGGACTCCGGTGCGGTGCAGTGCGGCTTCTGCACCCCCGGCCTGGTGGTCGCGGCGGACGAGTTGATCGAGCGCAACCCGCAGCCCTCCGACGCGGACATCCGGGAGGCGCTCTCGGGCAACCTGTGCCGCTGCACCGGCTACGAGAAGATCATGGACGCCGTCCGGCTCGCGGCCGCCCGCGCCGACGGCGGCGGCGCGCGGGAGGTGGTCTGA
- a CDS encoding xanthine dehydrogenase family protein subunit M, whose protein sequence is MEFLRPASWEEALAAKAEHPSAVPLAGGTDVMVEINFDHRRPTHLLDLSRVRELHEWETGGETVRLGAAVPYAKIIDGLSRELPGLALASRTVGSPQIRNRGSVGGNLGAASPAGDAHPALLAAGAEVEAESVRGTRSIPVEEFYTGVKRNALAEDELIRSVRIRKADGPQQFSKVGTRNAMVIAVCAFGIALHPATRTVRAGIGSAAPTPLRARVAEDFLTAALDEGGLWTSGRTIPPAVAREFAELCSGACNPIDDVRGSAAYRRRAVGVMARRTLGWAWESYRTTGSGPTTEGGAQCA, encoded by the coding sequence ATGGAGTTCCTGCGCCCGGCAAGCTGGGAGGAGGCGCTCGCCGCGAAGGCGGAGCACCCCTCGGCCGTGCCCCTCGCGGGGGGCACGGATGTCATGGTCGAGATCAACTTCGATCACCGCCGCCCCACCCACCTCCTGGATCTGAGCCGGGTCCGGGAGCTGCACGAGTGGGAGACCGGCGGCGAGACCGTCCGGCTCGGCGCCGCCGTGCCCTACGCGAAGATCATCGACGGGCTCTCCCGCGAGCTGCCGGGCCTCGCACTGGCCTCGCGCACCGTCGGCTCCCCGCAGATCCGCAACCGGGGCAGCGTCGGCGGCAACCTCGGCGCCGCCTCCCCGGCGGGGGACGCGCACCCCGCGCTGCTCGCAGCGGGCGCCGAGGTCGAGGCGGAGTCGGTGCGGGGCACCCGGTCGATCCCCGTCGAGGAGTTCTACACCGGGGTCAAGCGCAACGCGCTCGCCGAGGACGAGCTGATCAGGTCCGTCCGCATCCGGAAGGCGGACGGACCGCAGCAGTTCTCCAAGGTCGGCACCCGCAACGCCATGGTCATCGCCGTGTGCGCCTTCGGTATCGCGCTGCACCCCGCGACCCGTACCGTCCGCGCCGGTATCGGCTCGGCGGCACCGACCCCGCTGCGGGCCCGGGTCGCGGAGGACTTCTTGACCGCGGCGCTGGACGAGGGCGGCCTCTGGACCAGCGGCAGGACGATCCCGCCGGCCGTCGCCCGCGAGTTCGCCGAGCTGTGCTCCGGTGCCTGCAACCCGATCGACGACGTACGCGGCAGTGCCGCCTACCGGCGCCGCGCCGTGGGTGTCATGGCCCGCCGCACCCTGGGCTGGGCCTGGGAGAGCTACCGCACCACCGGGAGCGGCCCCACCACCGAAGGAGGCGCACAGTGCGCGTGA